Within Equus przewalskii isolate Varuska chromosome 9, EquPr2, whole genome shotgun sequence, the genomic segment ACAGAGGAGAGATAAGGACAGAGAATGACGAGGACACGGTCAGGCAGAGATGAAGATACAGGCATAGAAGGGTCTCAAGGGAAATGGAGACAGAGGGAAGCCTGTCACACCCCTTCCTGATCTTTCCAGGGCTGACTGCACCCATTTCCCACGTTTCCAGCCTAACATGAAAGGTCCTGCAAGACCCAGCCGCCTTTGCCTCATGGAAATGAGCATGCATTCCATTCCCTTTTTATCATGGATCTCTAGTGACTACTAGAGTTTTCACACGTTGAGGCACTAGAATTGACGATCAGCAGCTAAAAACGATGATAAGTGTTTATTAGCACATGTCACATGCCAGGTCCAGTTCATGGACAGTCTCAGTGAACACCCTCATCCACCCTGGGCTGTaggtacagatgaggaaactgacagcAAGATGAGGGAAAGTCACTGGCTGTAGGTCCTGTTGCCCGTAACTGGTCTGGTGTCCTTTTCCAACTGTGGCAGACACTGTTGGTGGCCCGCCCAGGTCCCTTCAGatttctctttccagctctgtgcACCCAGCTCCCAGCTACTGTGTGCCTTGTGCATTaatcatgcctttttattttccatatttctggTGCCTTGACAGCTGGGGCCTTGTTGACATTGGAGGGACTGTCCCTCCCCAGgctagccaattcctagagataatGAAGGGCTTACCTGTGAGTGGATCTCTCCTAGGCAAGGCAGCCGACCCAGAGCCCAGACCCCCAACCACTTCCTTTACGGAGCTCTTATACTCCAGGCCACCATGGTTCTGCCGAAGCACTCCAGGGCCAGGTTCCAGACAACTATGGACAGCCCCTACACCCCAGAGCCTGCTGACATTAGTCAAACTAAACAATCCTAAGCCTGCTTACCTTGCCTCGTCTGTTCCTTCCAGAGGAAACTACCATAAAGACTCTTGCCCAtggttcccctctctccttctgcatCCTGGCTACtgtggtgcttccccatgtggccctgcatggcttGGCGCATCCCCTTCTTTTGGGATCTGTGAGaataacaaactatcttttcaatggcaatcatctcctgatctgttggtcTCACCATATCtgaataataatacctacattTTCAAACGCTTTGCTGCTAATGGCTTACCCTGTGCCCTTCTCCCCAGAACTGCCCATGGGCTTCAGGTGCCCGGGAGTTTATGTCCTGCCCGCTTCTCGGGACCCACGGCCCACGACTGCTGAGAGGGGTGTAGTAGCAAGTCTCTAAATACAGCCCTCAGTAACCACGCCCCTGATATGCACACATTTGTGTGGTCCCTCCCCTATTCAGCCTGGGATGGCCTGACTTGCATTAACCAATcgaatgtggtggaagtgacactGTGAGTTCCAAGCTTAGTCTTTAAGAGACTGGCGGCTTCTGCTTCCTCCCCTAGGAATGCTTGTTTTGGGGAGCCCTGAGCTACCATGTAAGGAGTTCAGCTACCCCGTTGGAGAGACTACATGGACAGGGAGAACACTGAGGCTacacagagaatgagagaagtCCAGATGTCCCACAGCCCAGTTGGGTCCAGCCTAATAGCCATCTTGCCAAGGCACCAGACACGGCTGAGGGCGCCATCTTGGATGTTGCAGCCTGGTTGGGCCCTAAGATGaccacagccctggctgacatcATATGTTGCCCAACAACTGCCTCCCTGAGCCCAGTCAACCCATGGAATTGTGAGTGATCACAGACAGTTATTATTTTAAGACTCTAAGCTTTGGGGTGGTTGGAATTCAGTGATAATAAACCCAAACAGGGATCTCCCTTTGCCTCAAAGGCCCAGTTCCCTTTCTCTCGAGGTGGGAAAGACTCTGCAACTTAATTTGTCCTCCAGAGCTCCCCGGGGGATCAGGCTGAGTTTGGGACTTCATCTGAAGTCACCCTCTTGCTGGTCTTCGTCCCCTTCACTGTCTTTTTTCATCCACTCCTTTTCGGTTCCTCCTGGAAGCATTTCTTTCATAAATCACAGGCATGTGAATCtcgtctcaggctctgcttccaagAGATTCTGACCTCAGACACAACGCTTCTGACTTTCTCATCGCCAACCAGAAGCCAGGGTCtggctccctcttctcctctctgctcttccctgcccctctcctgcaTCTAGAAAGCACAGACCACCTTCCAGACTCCCCGGCAACAGGCAGCCATCTAGTCAGGGGGATAGGGGGGAAGAAGGTGGGAACAAAGACATCCATGAGTTCTCTGCAGGAAGTAGCAAGCAACTTGTTTACCCTGACCAGCAGCAAATGAAACCTCCCCAGCCCCAACCACACAACCATGGAGGGGATCACATGGAGATTAGGCAGGCGGAGCAAGGTGGTTGGCACATCAGCAGCAGTGCCAGGGCCAGGTGGGGAAGAAAGTTGTCTTCGTCTGTGGTGGGAGGGGCTCTGCTGGTTGTTCCAACCCCTCCCTCAGAGAGTCTGTCTCTGtgacctccccatccccaccaggTCTCAGTCCCTGGAAACCCCAGAATCCATCAGCATGGATCCTCCAGCAGGTCCCACAGCCGGGTGCCACTGGGGTAAGATAAGTCAGCAGAGAagatgctgggggctggggggccaTTGCCCAGCGGGGGACCCCCACTCAGAGCCTCCAGCCAGTCCAAGGAGTCTGTGGGGCCCCTCGGAGAGGGGGATGGGGAGCTCGTGGGAGATGGGagtgaggaagagaagacagatgaGAGGCCTTCAGAGTCCGGGGAGGGGGACAGCACGTCAAAGGAGCCGGGGAAGTCCAGAGGAATGGGGGGCAGCGGGTCTGCCGGGGAAGAAATGGAGTGTCAGGAATCCGGACCCCAGCCCCCTATTCCTCATATCCAGGAGTCTAGGTCCCCAGCCCACTCCTCCCTAGGACCCAGGAGTCCAGAACCTCAGCCCCCTTCTCCCCCAAATCTAGAAGTTCGGCTCTTACCATTAGGCTCCACCTGGCCCTCCAGGATGTCATCGATGCCCCGGTTCGGAAGCAACTGCGGACAGGCAGAAGCAGCGTGACCGTGAGACTCCGGGCTCAGATCCTGACCAGAGACCCCTAGCCCTCTCCCTCTCACCTGCGCCCTGCGGATCGCTTCCTGAAGCTCCTCCTCCAGAGTCAGAGCCACCAATGCTGGTGCTGAGGAAGGGGTCAGCGctggagccggagccggagctgTCACAAGGGTTTCCGCGGCACGTGGAAGAGGCGGCTGGTGAGATGCTGAGCTGGGCTTCAACTAGAACCAAGAAAGGCACTAGTTCCTATAAGCCACGCCCACTGGGCGCAACCCCACCCACTCGCGACGTGTGGCTCCACCCCCTGGCCGCGGCCCCGCCCTTTGCTCCTCCACACCGCCCTTATGCCCCGCCCCCTATTCTTTCATTGGCTCCTCTTCCCTTAAGATCCTCCCTCTTTGCTCTTAACCACGCCCCCTCACTTCATTGGCTATTATCTTTTCGACTTCCCGCCCCGTCCCGCTTTGTCTTCTCCTCATTGGCTCAGGCGCGCATAGCCCCGCCCTCACCGAACCCGGCCGCCGGGCGGCTCCCTGCGTCTTAGGCCTGAGACGCGGCCAGCGAGCCCCAGCGGGACTGTCCTCGCGCCGCGGCTTCGGCCGCTCACGGGGCGTGGCGTCGCCGCGCATGCGCTCCAGGAGCATCGACTTGGTCCCGGACACCGGGAGGCCCCGCAGGCGCAGCTGCTGCCGGAGCTCCGAGACCTGGGGTGGAGGGCGGGGAGAGGCCGTGCTGGGCGGGCTCCGGGGCGTAGGCGGGAGCCGGGACTGGACCTTTGGAAACCGAGAGAGGAAGGACTGGGGACCCCGGGCTCCTGGTCCCCATCGAGGGAGAGGGCCAGCTCGGGAAGTTCGTCCCCACACTCACCGTCAGCTCCTCCAGTTTAAGAGTCTGAAGTTCCATCTTGTGTGGAGGGGGCGAGGGGCTGGGGATTCCTGGTGGGGAGGCAGTGACGGGAGTGGGCTTCATCCTGGTGATAGTCACGAGAGGGAAACAGAGGTtagaaggggcagagagagaaaaggcattcCGGGTTCCTCAAAGACGGGGGCTCCTGAAGATGCAGGAAAGTGAGGACCCAGGATTGCAGATCTCCGAGGGCGCAACGACAAGAGGCTAGTTCTTGTGCATGGGAGAAGAGGAACTCGGGACTCCGACTCTTGGGTTTGAGGCCAGGACTCTTGGGAACTgaaggaagaggggctgggggcctggagtcTTGAgtcctgagggaggagggagttcCGGACTGGACTCCCCTGATCTTGGACTCTGAGTTTGAtggaggaggatgctgggggctTGGACTTCTGGAAGAACAAAAATGGAGGTCATACCTAGGAGGTGGCTGCTGTGAGTTTGTCCCTTCCCACAGAGGTGACCCAGGAGGACCTAGGGCTGACCTTTCGGTCTGAGGGTCTGTC encodes:
- the MAMSTR gene encoding MEF2-activating motif and SAP domain-containing transcriptional regulator isoform X8, with amino-acid sequence MTLAASSQRSQIIRSKFRSVLQLRIHRRYQDPISDPDPWISASGPALAPAPALPMGPAPSLFSPGVLLPEPEYCPWRSLKKESPKISQQWREPKPEGNLTHHQYMPPEPRQGSRTDPQTERMKPTPVTASPPGIPSPSPPPHKMELQTLKLEELTVSELRQQLRLRGLPVSGTKSMLLERMRGDATPRERPKPRREDSPAGARWPRLRPKTQGAARRPGSLKPSSASHQPPLPRAAETLVTAPAPAPALTPSSAPALVALTLEEELQEAIRRAQLLPNRGIDDILEGQVEPNDPLPPIPLDFPGSFDVLSPSPDSEGLSSVFSSSLPSPTSSPSPSPRGPTDSLDWLEALSGGPPLGNGPPAPSIFSADLSYPSGTRLWDLLEDPC
- the MAMSTR gene encoding MEF2-activating motif and SAP domain-containing transcriptional regulator isoform X10 — encoded protein: MTLAASSQRSQIIRSKFRSVLQLRIHRRYQDPISDPDPWISASGPALAPAPALPMGPAPSLFSPGVLLPEPEYCPWRSLKKESPKISQQWREPKPEGNLTHHQYMPPEPRQGSRTDPQTERSALGPPGSPLWEGTNSQQPPPRMKPTPVTASPPGIPSPSPPPHKMELQTLKLEELTLKPSSASHQPPLPRAAETLVTAPAPAPALTPSSAPALVALTLEEELQEAIRRAQLLPNRGIDDILEGQVEPNDPLPPIPLDFPGSFDVLSPSPDSEGLSSVFSSSLPSPTSSPSPSPRGPTDSLDWLEALSGGPPLGNGPPAPSIFSADLSYPSGTRLWDLLEDPC
- the MAMSTR gene encoding MEF2-activating motif and SAP domain-containing transcriptional regulator isoform X11, with product MTLAASSQRSQIIRSKFRSVLQLRIHRRYQDPTLFLPAWPAAGGLSGFFTASPVSDPDPWISASGPALAPAPALPMGPAPSLFSPGVLLPEPEYCPWRSLKKESPKISQQWREPKPEGNLTHHQYMPPEPRQGSRTDPQTERMKPTPVTASPPGIPSPSPPPHKMELQTLKLEELTLKPSSASHQPPLPRAAETLVTAPAPAPALTPSSAPALVALTLEEELQEAIRRAQLLPNRGIDDILEGQVEPNDPLPPIPLDFPGSFDVLSPSPDSEGLSSVFSSSLPSPTSSPSPSPRGPTDSLDWLEALSGGPPLGNGPPAPSIFSADLSYPSGTRLWDLLEDPC
- the MAMSTR gene encoding MEF2-activating motif and SAP domain-containing transcriptional regulator isoform X4; its protein translation is MTLAASSQRSQIIRSKFRSVLQLRIHRRYQDPTLFLPAWPAAGGLSGFFTASPVSDPDPWISASGPALAPAPALPMGPAPSLFSPGVLLPEPEYCPWRSLKKESPKISQQWREPKPEGNLTHHQYMPPEPRQGSRTDPQTERSALGPPGSPLWEGTNSQQPPPRMKPTPVTASPPGIPSPSPPPHKMELQTLKLEELTVSELRQQLRLRGLPVSGTKSMLLERMRGDATPRERPKPRREDSPAGARWPRLRPKTQGAARRPGSLKPSSASHQPPLPRAAETLVTAPAPAPALTPSSAPALVALTLEEELQEAIRRAQLLPNRGIDDILEGQVEPNDPLPPIPLDFPGSFDVLSPSPDSEGLSSVFSSSLPSPTSSPSPSPRGPTDSLDWLEALSGGPPLGNGPPAPSIFSADLSYPSGTRLWDLLEDPC
- the MAMSTR gene encoding MEF2-activating motif and SAP domain-containing transcriptional regulator isoform X6, with protein sequence MTLAASSQRSQIIRSKFRSVLQLRIHRRYQDPISDPDPWISASGPALAPAPALPMGPAPSLFSPGVLLPEPEYCPWRSLKKESPKISQQWREPKPEGNLTHHQYMPPEPRQGSRTDPQTERSALGPPGSPLWEGTNSQQPPPRMKPTPVTASPPGIPSPSPPPHKMELQTLKLEELTVSELRQQLRLRGLPVSGTKSMLLERMRGDATPRERPKPRREDSPAGARWPRLRPKTQGAARRPGSLKPSSASHQPPLPRAAETLVTAPAPAPALTPSSAPALVALTLEEELQEAIRRAQLLPNRGIDDILEGQVEPNDPLPPIPLDFPGSFDVLSPSPDSEGLSSVFSSSLPSPTSSPSPSPRGPTDSLDWLEALSGGPPLGNGPPAPSIFSADLSYPSGTRLWDLLEDPC
- the MAMSTR gene encoding MEF2-activating motif and SAP domain-containing transcriptional regulator isoform X9; its protein translation is MTLAASSQRSQIIRSKFRSVLQLRIHRRYQDPTLFLPAWPAAGGLSGFFTASPVSDPDPWISASGPALAPAPALPMGPAPSLFSPGVLLPEPEYCPWRSLKKESPKISQQWREPKPEGNLTHHQYMPPEPRQGSRTDPQTERSALGPPGSPLWEGTNSQQPPPRMKPTPVTASPPGIPSPSPPPHKMELQTLKLEELTLKPSSASHQPPLPRAAETLVTAPAPAPALTPSSAPALVALTLEEELQEAIRRAQLLPNRGIDDILEGQVEPNDPLPPIPLDFPGSFDVLSPSPDSEGLSSVFSSSLPSPTSSPSPSPRGPTDSLDWLEALSGGPPLGNGPPAPSIFSADLSYPSGTRLWDLLEDPC
- the MAMSTR gene encoding MEF2-activating motif and SAP domain-containing transcriptional regulator isoform X1 encodes the protein MTLAASSQRSQIIRSKFRSVLQLRIHRRYQDPTLFLPAWPAAGGLSGFFTASPVSDPDPWISASGPALAPAPALPMGPAPSLFSPGVLLPEPEYCPWRSLKKESPKISQQWREPKPEGNLTHHQYMPPEPRQGSRTDPQTERSALGPPGSPLWEGTNSQQPPPRMKPTPVTASPPGIPSPSPPPHKMELQTLKLEELTSFLSRFPKVQSRLPPTPRSPPSTASPRPPPQVSELRQQLRLRGLPVSGTKSMLLERMRGDATPRERPKPRREDSPAGARWPRLRPKTQGAARRPGSLKPSSASHQPPLPRAAETLVTAPAPAPALTPSSAPALVALTLEEELQEAIRRAQLLPNRGIDDILEGQVEPNDPLPPIPLDFPGSFDVLSPSPDSEGLSSVFSSSLPSPTSSPSPSPRGPTDSLDWLEALSGGPPLGNGPPAPSIFSADLSYPSGTRLWDLLEDPC
- the MAMSTR gene encoding MEF2-activating motif and SAP domain-containing transcriptional regulator isoform X2; its protein translation is MTLAASSQRSQIIRSKFRSVLQLRIHRRYQDPISDPDPWISASGPALAPAPALPMGPAPSLFSPGVLLPEPEYCPWRSLKKESPKISQQWREPKPEGNLTHHQYMPPEPRQGSRTDPQTERSALGPPGSPLWEGTNSQQPPPRMKPTPVTASPPGIPSPSPPPHKMELQTLKLEELTSFLSRFPKVQSRLPPTPRSPPSTASPRPPPQVSELRQQLRLRGLPVSGTKSMLLERMRGDATPRERPKPRREDSPAGARWPRLRPKTQGAARRPGSLKPSSASHQPPLPRAAETLVTAPAPAPALTPSSAPALVALTLEEELQEAIRRAQLLPNRGIDDILEGQVEPNDPLPPIPLDFPGSFDVLSPSPDSEGLSSVFSSSLPSPTSSPSPSPRGPTDSLDWLEALSGGPPLGNGPPAPSIFSADLSYPSGTRLWDLLEDPC
- the MAMSTR gene encoding MEF2-activating motif and SAP domain-containing transcriptional regulator isoform X3, whose translation is MTLAASSQRSQIIRSKFRSVLQLRIHRRYQDPTLFLPAWPAAGGLSGFFTASPVSDPDPWISASGPALAPAPALPMGPAPSLFSPGVLLPEPEYCPWRSLKKESPKISQQWREPKPEGNLTHHQYMPPEPRQGSRTDPQTERMKPTPVTASPPGIPSPSPPPHKMELQTLKLEELTSFLSRFPKVQSRLPPTPRSPPSTASPRPPPQVSELRQQLRLRGLPVSGTKSMLLERMRGDATPRERPKPRREDSPAGARWPRLRPKTQGAARRPGSLKPSSASHQPPLPRAAETLVTAPAPAPALTPSSAPALVALTLEEELQEAIRRAQLLPNRGIDDILEGQVEPNDPLPPIPLDFPGSFDVLSPSPDSEGLSSVFSSSLPSPTSSPSPSPRGPTDSLDWLEALSGGPPLGNGPPAPSIFSADLSYPSGTRLWDLLEDPC
- the MAMSTR gene encoding MEF2-activating motif and SAP domain-containing transcriptional regulator isoform X7, whose protein sequence is MTLAASSQRSQIIRSKFRSVLQLRIHRRYQDPTLFLPAWPAAGGLSGFFTASPVSDPDPWISASGPALAPAPALPMGPAPSLFSPGVLLPEPEYCPWRSLKKESPKISQQWREPKPEGNLTHHQYMPPEPRQGSRTDPQTERMKPTPVTASPPGIPSPSPPPHKMELQTLKLEELTVSELRQQLRLRGLPVSGTKSMLLERMRGDATPRERPKPRREDSPAGARWPRLRPKTQGAARRPGSLKPSSASHQPPLPRAAETLVTAPAPAPALTPSSAPALVALTLEEELQEAIRRAQLLPNRGIDDILEGQVEPNDPLPPIPLDFPGSFDVLSPSPDSEGLSSVFSSSLPSPTSSPSPSPRGPTDSLDWLEALSGGPPLGNGPPAPSIFSADLSYPSGTRLWDLLEDPC
- the MAMSTR gene encoding MEF2-activating motif and SAP domain-containing transcriptional regulator isoform X5, with product MTLAASSQRSQIIRSKFRSVLQLRIHRRYQDPISDPDPWISASGPALAPAPALPMGPAPSLFSPGVLLPEPEYCPWRSLKKESPKISQQWREPKPEGNLTHHQYMPPEPRQGSRTDPQTERMKPTPVTASPPGIPSPSPPPHKMELQTLKLEELTSFLSRFPKVQSRLPPTPRSPPSTASPRPPPQVSELRQQLRLRGLPVSGTKSMLLERMRGDATPRERPKPRREDSPAGARWPRLRPKTQGAARRPGSLKPSSASHQPPLPRAAETLVTAPAPAPALTPSSAPALVALTLEEELQEAIRRAQLLPNRGIDDILEGQVEPNDPLPPIPLDFPGSFDVLSPSPDSEGLSSVFSSSLPSPTSSPSPSPRGPTDSLDWLEALSGGPPLGNGPPAPSIFSADLSYPSGTRLWDLLEDPC